The following proteins are co-located in the Calliphora vicina chromosome 2, idCalVici1.1, whole genome shotgun sequence genome:
- the Pino gene encoding protein pinocchio isoform X2, with amino-acid sequence MSLASVHGPQFTEFCTSLGRSSISMSSSLSDLVGSPLEISVDNVLTIEELRQHIGSCFTCGVSWTDDHVSLDCSECGGYSIERPCPLCDGQCGVQWKRDFTMSHACGKARWLGVCPSYPEAAMHFNQSTSNTATITNASASCAAAAATQMRLATELCARLEQLSASSSNHI; translated from the exons ATGTCTTTGGCAAGTGTACATGGTCCTCAATTCACTGAATTTTGCACTTCATTGGG tcgcAGCAGTATCAGCATGTCATCATCATTGTCTGATTTAGTTGGCAGCCCTTTGGAAATTTCAGTGGATAATGTTTTAACCATTGAAGAGTTGAGACAACATATTGGTTCCTGTTTCACCTGTGGTGTATCATGGACTGATGATCATGTCTCATTGGATTGCAGTGAATGCGGTGGTTACAGTATTGAACGTCCCTGTCCTCTGTGTGACGGTCAATGTGGTGTGCAATGGAAACGTGATTTTACCATG tcGCATGCCTGCGGTAAAGCACGTTGGTTGGGTGTCTGTCCCAGCTATCCAGAAGCAGCTATGCATTTTAATCAATCTACATCTAATACTGCTACCATTACCAATGCCTCCGCCTCCTGTGCTGCAGCAGCTGCCACACAAATGCGTTTAGCAACCGAATTGTGTGCCCGTCTGGAGCAGTTATCGGCCTCCTCATCAAATCATATATGA
- the LOC135949827 gene encoding antigen 5 like allergen Cul n 1-like — protein sequence MKVIKLIFLVIVFLNPSKSWEYCQADVQNKLCGGGQAHLLCDGKNSITNPSYISKDFLAHVPLTRKVKEAFINWHNYYRNRTAGGWAKNSLNSIYFPMAVRMRELLWDSELSFLSHYRSKLVNAGEATCRGSQRFPYVAQNLIVKALNEPKPVLEIISLSLREMFDEKNNIENPTEMPKEFMYDYEVAKQFTTMINDGVSRVGCAVALGADCMDKYDT from the exons atgaaagtTATAAAACTCATATTCTTGGTAATTGTCTTCTTAAATCCCAGCAAATCCTGGGAATATTGTCAAGCTGatgtacaaaacaaattatgCGGAGGAGGACAAGCACATTTGCTTTGTGATGGCAAAAACTCTATAACAAAT CCATCCTACATATCGAAGGATTTTTTGGCCCATGTGCCCTTAACAAGAAAAGTAAAGGAAGCTTTTATAAATTGGCATAATTATTACCGTAATCGTACAGCGGGTGGATGggcaaaaaatagtttaaatagtaTATATTTTCCCATGGCTGTTCGCATGCGCGAATTACTATGGGATAGTGAATTGAGCTTTTTATCACATTATCGCTCAAAACTGGTGAATGCTGGAGAAGCAACATGTCGCGGCAGCCAGCGTTTTCCCTATGTAGCACAAAATTTG ATAGTTAAAGCCTTAAATGAACCCAAACCAGTATTAGAAATTATATCTTTATCATTGAGGGAAATGTTTGATGAGAAGAATAATATAGAAAATCCTACCGAAATGCCAAAGGAGTTTATGTATGA TTATGAAGTTGCAAAGCAATTTACAACTATGATAAATGATGGTGTTTCACGTGTAGGCTGTGCTGTAGCCTTAGGTGCTGATTGCATGGATAAGTACGatacataa